GTGTTGTTCGTGGTGCTGCTGGTCATGCTGGTGTGTGTCATCATGTGGCCGCTGCAATGTGTCTTTAGTACAGGATCGGTTCGTTGTTTGAAAAGCAAGGCTCCAGCCACTGTGGGGCAGACCCCTACTCCCATCTACAGCTTCCACCATCACTCAGCTGCTACGGTGAGATAAGGAGGGGAGACCCAATGTGCAGCAAAGGGCCTGGGGGCAGATTATTATCGCAGGTGACTCTGACTGGCACAGCAGGACTGTGAAGGATGAGACTGAAAGACAAGCTAGCTCTCCTGGTGAAAGGACTTCAAATGagccatagagatcctattcaaTTACTAAATGGGCTACattgagctccaaaagtattgggacagtgacacatgttttgttgttttggctctgtactccagcactttggatttgaaatgacacaatgactgaggttaaagtacagtctgtcagctttaatttgagcatattttcatccatatcgggtgaaccgtttagaaatcacagcactttttgtacatacagtgccttcggaaagtattcagaccccttgacattttgttacgttacagctatattctaaaaatgtatgaaatgttttttttgctcatcaatctacaaacaataccccgtaatgacatccaggctgtatcacaaccggccgtgatcgggagtcccatagggcagcacacaattgacccagcagcgtccgggtttggctgtgtaggccatcattgtaaataagaatttgctcttatctgacttgcctagttaaataaaggttcaattaaataaaaacaaatgacaaagcaaaaaaatgtttttatttataaacattttaaaactgaaatataacatttacatgagtattcagaccctttaatcagtaccttgttgaagcacctttggcagtgattacagcatcgagtcttcttgggtatgacgctacaagcttggcacacctgtatttggggagtttctctcgttcttctctgcagatgctctcaagctctgtcaggtgggatggggagcgttgctgtacagctatttttaggtctctccagagatgttagatcgggttcaagtccaggctctggctgggccacttaaggacattcagacacttgtcccgaagccactcctgcgttgtcttggctgtgtgctttgggtcattgtccttttggaagttgAAACTTTGccccggtctgaggtcctgagcattctggagcaggttttcatcaacaacaaaaaaggagtCACTGTCCCattacttttggagctcactgtatgtcaTCAACCCTGAAAGTCCCAGAATGGggtgaaaatggcagccatattggtcagggagaaatccaaacaAGTCTAATTGGAATtaatggcagtagaggcataaTCCTGATTTTACTTATGCAGGATATTAAAAGTAAGGCATGTGAAatatcagaaattgtgtaataTAATTTttgtcaacctaaaatattgtcatataattataaatacagtGTATATGGTTTTTATACAAATTTTCTAAAAAAAATGTTGGCACATTGTCATTTAATTTAAAACATTTATGGAATCATTATTCTAAGACTgtctggctggctagctaacaaaTATACTGTGCAGATACattttaaaattcataggttctTTGAGGGTACATTGTTTTATATGATAGTTTGTTTTATATGTGAGATAGTTTTTGATTAAATCATGTACCAAATTAAACAATTTTGTTTTTAGCAAATCATACTGTCTTTTTTAGGATACCTAGGGCTCTATTAAATCTGTAACGCTAAATAAAttgttatataaaaaaaatcaaaagTTACAGATTCCGCAAtataaatgtaaaggtaatttccaattgaTCCGACATATGCCGTGTTTTccatgaatgcagtctctgctaaagTGGGAACAtagcctttaaatttcaatcacgctgtaacgcTGAACTTCCGTGATGCGTTTTGAATAGAGCCCCTAGCGTTTGGTTTGTGGGTTCTTTGGAAAAGACAGTGGCATCTTGGTATTTTCATGGCCTTGAGTGGTGATCATCACATGAGCACACCTAATCCGCATGCACGTGTTACTCTTGTCTCACATTCACACTTACACATTTTATTACTTTCAATCAGATGACACACAGCTATTTCATTATACTGTACCTCCTTATATAAAGACCAGTACACCTCTATTTCTGCTCTCTTGTCTGTGCAATCAACTTGTCGTGTCTGTCTGTACACACATGTTCATCTATTTAAGCAACTTTCTTAAGAGCGCTATGTTATCAAATGGTCTGTTTGTTCAGTGTATCACCTCATGCTACCAGATATCTATGTAATAATGGTTTGTTCATGAAGACATAACTCTCAATACAGGTGTACCATATCAACTTGTCTGCACACACACTGGTCCCCTCTTTATCACTGCCTCTGTTTAGATATAATATGCTCACCGTTGTTATTGTGTAAGGTAATAGGTAATTATATTGATCCTATCCTACCTCTTCCACTTCAGAGGGCTTCTATTTAAGGCACTGAAATGTTACACctctgggagggagagaaagaatgggagagggtgtgggggggggggtgagaaggGCGTCCGGATCCGAGCAGAGCCCTACATGTgaccaggagacagacacaccgTTACAGGTCTATTTATAATGTGGTGAATGGCTAGGCCCCACTCTGACTCTGCTACACCACAGGCAAGGACAGGCGGACGCAGGAGGACAAACACACAGCATGTCACTGCTGCAGGAAAAGCTGAACCTGGAGACTTTATACTCATCCCACAGGTAGGAGGCCATTCTTgctgaacagacactaaacataTCAGCATGGAATACCTACACCAcacatactgtagcctacaatacaGTTCCCATCCTTCTTACTGAATGCTAGAATGCTACTTATGGACCCGTGTTGTGCTTATGACAAAAGTTACCATTAGCCTACAAGGCCTCAGAGTGTCCTTTGCACATTTTTTGCACATTTCTGACTTAGTTTCATTATAAAAAGCTGTCTATCAACCCAGAACAAAGCCTCAACAGCATACGTTGAATGGTATCTGAACTGGTTGACTTTGAAGAGTTGGACGGGTTAAAGCTCTTTCCATAAAGTGGATTTTAATGCATATGAATCTTATATCTTTATGTATGTGAAAACAAAAGATACGCTAACTCGAATGTATTTATTTTGGACCACATTAGGATTTATATGGGTATGGACTGTATGCCAAAGTTTATGCAGAGTGAAGAGGCGAGTTACAATATGTCTGACATAGATTGCACACGCTAATAGAATTttaaccttgagatgtttccagtATGCATAGTATGTTGTGATGTTGTAGGTGGAAGGTTACAGTTGTCGTTGCCCAACTCTGATCACATGACCATTTTTCCAGGAGTAGGGCCATGATGTATTTCTGGGGGTCTGTTATGGAACTGCAAATGCCATGTTTCTGTGAGGCATTCTAGCCCATAACATTTTTACATGAACTGATCTACCGGGTGTAGATTTCGACAAGGTACTGCTTGAACTAGAGTCCGCTTTCATATAGCAAGAGGGGAGGGCAGTGAGTTCATCACAACAACACCCCAAGACAAATCAAAACATTAGTTCTAAGTCTGAAATGGCACGAGGGCACCGTTTACAAACAATTTTAAAAAAGTAATATTTTATAGTTTCCTTAAAAGTATTCATTACATCTTCAGATAAATATCTGTAAATATAATTTGTAAAAGATGCATAAACAATCTGTGTCATACTGTAACAGCATGTGCCTTAGGTTACTTTCAATTTGTTTTGCacacttctcccccccccccccccccccccaagtgagaatacagtgcattcagaaactattcagaccccttcactttttacacattttgttacgttacagccttattctaaaattgattcaattgtccccccccccccccatcaatttacacacaataccccataatcacaaagcaaaaGTAGCttacatacagtgagggaaaaaagaagaacatctgcaaagaggagtgggacaaaatccctcctgagatgtgtgcaaacctggtggcaaactacaagaaacgtctgacctctgtgattgccaacaagggttttgctaccaagtactaagtcatgttttgcagaggggtccaatacttatttccctcattaaaatgcaaatcaatttataacatttttgacatgtgtttttctggatttttgttgttgttattctgtctctcactgttcaaataaacctaccattaaaattatagacagatcatttctttgtcagtgggcaaacaaacaaaatcagcaggggatcaaatacttttttccctcactgtaagtattcagaccctttactcagtactttgttgaagcacctttggcagcaattacagcctcgagtcttcttgggtatgacactacaagcttggcacacatgtacttggggagtttatcccattcttctcagcagatccactcaagctctgtcaggttggatggggagcgtcgctgcacagacattttcaggtctctccagagatgtttgatcgggttcatgtccggactctggctgggccactcaaagacattcagagacttgtcccgaagccactcctgctttgtcttagctgtatgcttagggtcgttgtcctgttggaaggtgaaccttcaccccagtctgaggtcctgagcgctctggagcaggtttcatcaagtatctctccgtactttgctccgttcatctttccctcgatcctgactagtctcccagtccctgccactgaaaaacatccccgcagcatgttgctgccatcaccatacttcactgtagggatggtgccaggtttcctccagacaagacgcttggtattcaggtcaAAGTGTtcaatatttgtttcatcagatcagataaTCTTGTTCATCATGGTCTGAGTTTCCTTTAGGTGCCtattggcaaattccaagcaggctgtcatgtgccttttactgaggagtggcttccgtctgattagtggagtgctgcagagatgcttatccttctggaaggttctcctatctccacagaggaactggagctctgtcagagtgacccttCTCTCCCAATTTATCAGTtgaccaggcggccagctctaggaagagtcttagtggttccaaacttcttccatttaagaatgatggaggccactgtgttattggggaccttcaatgctgcagacattttttggtacccttccccagatctgtgcctcgatacactCCTGTCTcagaactctacggacaattccatggcttggtttttgctctgacatcacttgcactgtaaactgtgggaccttatatacacaggtgtgtgcctttccaaatcatgttcaatcaattaactttaccacagttggactccaatgaagttgaagaaatatctcaaggatgatcaatggaaacaggatgcacgtgagctcaatttcgagtctcatagcaaagggtctgaatacttatgtaaataaggtatttgttttttatttttaataagtgTGACGCtcactgtcttcaaactccctgtcatgagccaaggcgcagcgtgtatgtaattccacatcttttaatgaaGTGAAACTTTCACAAAAATAACCAGGTAAACAGAAACCGAACGTGACACAACcgtggcgcacacaaacacaaacggaaaataaataattacccacaacattaggtgggaaaaaggctgccgaagtatgattcccaatcagagacaacgatagacagctgcctctgattgggaactacactcggccaaaaacaaagaaatagaaaacatagaatgcccacccaaatcacaccctgacctaaccaaatagagaaataaaacgtgtctctaaggtcagggcgtgacaataagtttgcaaacatttcctgtttccactttgtcattatggggtactgtgtgtagactgtaacgcaacaaagtgtggaaaaggacaaggggtctgaatactttcgaaatgcactgtatgtaaagGATTCTATAACCTTTCAACTTTGACATTTTAACTGACGCCCTTAAATGTTGTGTTGTTTACAGATGCAGGAACCTGTGAAGGTTGCCATGGACGACTTAGACCACAGTGTGCACATAGCGGAGCGGGACTGGGACAGCTTCTATAAGGAGAGTGAGGAATGCTCCCTGCCACAGCCCGAGCTTGCAGGCTCAGACGACTTGGGCCTCAGTGATGAGGAACCAGAGGATTCTGTGTGCCCAGTGTTTCCAGCCTTAGGCAATGTCCAAGATGACCCCCGGCAGCAGAATGCAGCTCCAAACACTGCCATCCCATCTGAGCCCAGTGTTAAGGAAGAGGCTACCCTCAGAGAGGATTTCATCTGTACAGACCTGCCTGTAAAGATTTGTGAGAGTGGCTCTGAAGAAACACAACTAAATGATCCATTGAGCTTAACTGAGGAAGAGGGTGGTGCTCTCTTGGACAGTTTCTTTGACAACTCCCCCCATGCACAGAAAGAATCAGATTCTGGCTACTATGGAGAAAACAGAGGATCTGGGTACTTTGAAGAAAACAGCCTCACCACAGAGTTGGTAAAAGACACCCCAGGAGAGACTGCTGAGCAGAACACAGAAGAGACCtctaggaaccagaacataacaaAAAATCTGGGTTCAGGTCCAGAATCTTCTAGCAACAAGTGCATAGCTAACAGTGACCCCTCTGGAGCCTGTGATGTCTCAGATATCAAAGGATTCGACGGAGAGCTGCCAAGCGAAGGTGGCACTGGTACATTACATGACATCTTAACACCCCTCTCCCTACAGCCAGTTCCACTGCCACACCAAGACCTGTATCCAGGCCAAAATATCAGCCAGGAGCAGCTGTTGTGCCACACAGAAACAGCTATATTATGCGAGAGACATGCCATTGTGGCGCCAAGGGAAGAAAAAGAGCGCTGGTTTGTGACCGTGAACGAAAGTCAAGCGCCTCACAGAGTGCATGCTGCCACCGCggtgaaaaaaaaaagaagaaaaaaaaaaacttgtagGAATTCAGTCCCACGGGGCCACCACACCTCAGAGGGGCCAGACCCTCCCCCTGAGAGTGAGTCAGAGATAGATATAGACAGAATGGAGGAATCTAACAGACAGGAGACCATGAATGAGTTTAGTACCCAGTCATGCAATAAGTCAAAACcactgccagacacacacacattgccaaATAATTATCATAGAGAAGTCTATATAGAGTTTCCCAAAATAAATGTAAGCTATTCGGAGTTACCCCCTCTCTTTTCAGAGTTAAGCTCTTCATCATCAATCAGTGAAGACGTGAATATTTCTACAGAGTCGCCCCTCCAGAGGGATGACTCCACCGAGGCGCTCGACCCAGAGTCGTCTATAGAAGAAAACAAACAGGAAAATTACAGCTCAGCCGTTGGCTTAAAAAGGTCAGTAGACCATCCATTATCCAAACTACAACACCTATTACTTGCACTTCACCGCTCTGAGTCTGTGTACTCGAATGAGGAAGGGGAATTATTTTACACCACCAGCACCAGCTATGATTCTGAAGAGGAGTATGTCTCAGCCACAGAAATGGAGGATACTAACATACCTTCCAGTGAGATAGAttccactctctctgcctctcttcctctacaAACCCCTACTGCTAATTCACAGCCACTAATTCAGGAAGACTGTCTAAATTGCCCCTTGTTGTCACAACGTGAAGGTTATGAAAACACAGCTGACCAGGCTTACATCGAGTCTGTCAGAACATGTCCCTCCACTGGTCACAGTAACAGTAACCCTATAATGTCAGAGGAAAGCTCAGTGCCGGCTGATTCAAAGCACAGCCCTGACTCCCACATGACTAATGAGACACCAGCACACAGAGCTGGTGAGCCACTTACAGTCTGGGAACATTTACCACAGACGAACACTTCAGAAGAtcaacctcctcttcctcttcccgaAGTAACAGTGACACCAACAGAAAACCCTGAA
This sequence is a window from Oncorhynchus kisutch isolate 150728-3 linkage group LG1, Okis_V2, whole genome shotgun sequence. Protein-coding genes within it:
- the perm1b gene encoding uncharacterized protein perm1b isoform X1; translation: MARPHSDSATPQARTGGRRRTNTQHVTAAGKAEPGDFILIPQMQEPVKVAMDDLDHSVHIAERDWDSFYKESEECSLPQPELAGSDDLGLSDEEPEDSVCPVFPALGNVQDDPRQQNAAPNTAIPSEPSVKEEATLREDFICTDLPVKICESGSEETQLNDPLSLTEEEGGALLDSFFDNSPHAQKESDSGYYGENRGSGYFEENSLTTELVKDTPGETAEQNTEETSRNQNITKNLGSGPESSSNKCIANSDPSGACDVSDIKGFDGELPSEGGTGTLHDILTPLSLQPVPLPHQDLYPGQNISQEQLLCHTETAILCERHAIVAPREEKERWFVTVNESQAPHRVHAATAVKKKRRKKKTCRNSVPRGHHTSEGPDPPPESESEIDIDRMEESNRQETMNEFSTQSCNKSKPLPDTHTLPNNYHREVYIEFPKINVSYSELPPLFSELSSSSSISEDVNISTESPLQRDDSTEALDPESSIEENKQENYSSAVGLKRSVDHPLSKLQHLLLALHRSESVYSNEEGELFYTTSTSYDSEEEYVSATEMEDTNIPSSEIDSTLSASLPLQTPTANSQPLIQEDCLNCPLLSQREGYENTADQAYIESVRTCPSTGHSNSNPIMSEESSVPADSKHSPDSHMTNETPAHRAGEPLTVWEHLPQTNTSEDQPPLPLPEVTVTPTENPETSYNASDPTRPVYAISAFWDEMEKLTIKDILHLRVCRSPSPPKETLHPQESDSARVDVTVTDADMLNSSLTDIEEYYSQDSSLMDTSDTADSDYFTHNDDSPKPDRSSCEFSTFSDFDEEYMPFFGTSSIPSPELGNFERRRSESPCSGAISQEETDSSTGLATPVDCEELAALSSSSEDSIPNKDSISNTSLLPEATCLKGIRKSRSMLNIVQDLEVAQVETQLKDMHNAQALDVEKQLKDMCNVQAALEVHMQLKDVHNVQALEAEMQLKDVPIVQGLDIEMRPKDMRNAQALEVEMELKDMLEEAENSFFLNSCQDLDFAENPVLAVIDRISRMPSPILPNTDILDERYRITFPELYEYLFTEDVLSVYESLLSTSVAECCYDYSLSEYGAGVLFPPLVQQSLHGEGEPVHIFSCSRSAAQDLRSPELEDFLFPQQDTYLESEEDDRSPIRVVTRSDIQAKEAVSFSSSASAAPDGYPQNTHFYSQRGWTGNWKSLLSLRRNRFPGMGSTSSSWCWRSGAWMSPAVGQAQRALPPPITQCSQADTIVNEATRISPPPPEVIQLGHQIFRQLSEKQRRFKSLQTTVSVSKKDGILFSLKQSDMCLVCIAFASWVLRSADPMAADTWKAALLANVSAISAIQYLRRYVVKRREAGDLNDSTEDKA
- the perm1b gene encoding uncharacterized protein perm1b isoform X3, which gives rise to MARPHSDSATPQARTGGRRRTNTQHVTAAGKAEPGDFILIPQMQEPVKVAMDDLDHSVHIAERDWDSFYKESEECSLPQPELAGSDDLGLSDEEPEDSVCPVFPALGNVQDDPRQQNAAPNTAIPSEPSVKEEATLREDFICTDLPVKICESGSEETQLNDPLSLTEEEGGALLDSFFDNSPHAQKESDSGYYGENRGSGYFEENSLTTELVKDTPGETAEQNTEETSRNQNITKNLGSGPESSSNKCIANSDPSGACDVSDIKGFDGELPSEGGTGTLHDILTPLSLQPVPLPHQDLYPGQNISQEQLLCHTETAILCERHAIVAPREEKERWFVTVNESQAPHRVHAATAVKKKRRKKKTCRNSVPRGHHTSEGPDPPPESESEIDIDRMEESNRQETMNEFSTQSCNKSKPLPDTHTLPNNYHREVYIEFPKINVSYSELPPLFSELSSSSSISEDVNISTESPLQRDDSTEALDPESSIEENKQENYSSAVGLKRSVDHPLSKLQHLLLALHRSESVYSNEEGELFYTTSTSYDSEEEYVSATEMEDTNIPSSEIDSTLSASLPLQTPTANSQPLIQEDCLNCPLLSQREGYENTADQAYIESVRTCPSTGHSNSNPIMSEESSVPADSKHSPDSHMTNETPAHRAGEPLTVWEHLPQTNTSEDQPPLPLPEVTVTPTENPETSYNASDPTRPVYAISAFWDEMEKLTIKDILHLRVCRSPSPPKETLHPQESDSARVDVTVTDADMLNSSLTDIEEYYSQDSSLMDTSDTADSDYFTHNDDSPKPDRSSCEFSTFSDFDEEYMPFFGTSSIPSPELGNFERRRSESPCSGAISQEETDSSTGLATPVDCEELAALSSSSEDSIPNKDSISNTSLLPEATCLKGIRKSRSMLNIVQDLEVAQVETQLKDMHNAQALDVEKQLKDMCNVQAALEVHMQLKDVHNVQALEAEMQLKDVPIVQGLDIEMRPKDMRNAQALEVEMELKDMLEEAENSFFLNSCQDLDFAENPVLAVIDRISRMPSPILPNTDILDERYRITFPELYEYLFTEDVLSVYESLLSTSVAECCYDYSLSEYGAGVLFPPLVQQSLHGEGEPVHIFSCSRSAAQDLRSPELEDFLFPQQDTYLESEEDDRSPIRVVTRSDIQAKEAVSFSSSASAAPDGYPQNTHFYSQRGWTGNWKSLLSLRRNRFPGMGSTSSSWCWRSGAWMSPAVGQAQRALPPPITQCSQADTIVNEATRISPPPPEVIQLGHQIFRQLSEKQRRFKSLQTTVSVSKKDGILFSLKQSDMCLVCIAFASWVLRSADPMAADTWKAGGCGGKQQHNMNVSAIAHQ
- the perm1b gene encoding uncharacterized protein perm1b isoform X2; its protein translation is MARPHSDSATPQARTGGRRRTNTQHVTAAGKAEPGDFILIPQMQEPVKVAMDDLDHSVHIAERDWDSFYKESEECSLPQPELAGSDDLGLSDEEPEDSVCPVFPALGNVQDDPRQQNAAPNTAIPSEPSVKEEATLREDFICTDLPVKICESGSEETQLNDPLSLTEEEGGALLDSFFDNSPHAQKESDSGYYGENRGSGYFEENSLTTELVKDTPGETAEQNTEETSRNQNITKNLGSGPESSSNKCIANSDPSGACDVSDIKGFDGELPSEGGTGTLHDILTPLSLQPVPLPHQDLYPGQNISQEQLLCHTETAILCERHAIVAPREEKERWFVTVNESQAPHRVHAATAVKKKRRKKKTCRNSVPRGHHTSEGPDPPPESESEIDIDRMEESNRQETMNEFSTQSCNKSKPLPDTHTLPNNYHREVYIEFPKINVSYSELPPLFSELSSSSSISEDVNISTESPLQRDDSTEALDPESSIEENKQENYSSAVGLKRSVDHPLSKLQHLLLALHRSESVYSNEEGELFYTTSTSYDSEEEYVSATEMEDTNIPSSEIDSTLSASLPLQTPTANSQPLIQEDCLNCPLLSQREGYENTADQAYIESVRTCPSTGHSNSNPIMSEESSVPADSKHSPDSHMTNETPAHRAGEPLTVWEHLPQTNTSEDQPPLPLPEVTVTPTENPETSYNASDPTRPVYAISAFWDEMEKLTIKDILHLRVCRSPSPPKETLHPQESDSARVDVTVTDADMLNSSLTDIEEYYSQDSSLMDTSDTADSDYFTHNDDSPKPDRSSCEFSTFSDFDEEYMPFFGTSSIPSPELGNFERRRSESPCSGAISQEETDSSTGLATPVDCEELAALSSSSEDSIPNKDSISNTSLLPEATCLKGIRKSRSMLNIVQDLEVAQVETQLKDMHNAQALDVEKQLKDMCNVQAALEVHMQLKDVHNVQALEAEMQLKDVPIVQGLDIEMRPKDMRNAQALEVEMELKDMLEEAENSFFLNSCQDLDFAENPVLAVIDRISRMPSPILPNTDILDERYRITFPELYEYLFTEDVLSVYESLLSTSVAECCYDYSLSEYGAGVLFPPLVQQSLHGEGEPVHIFSCSRSAAQDLRSPELEDFLFPQQDTYLESEEDDRSPIRVVTRSDIQAKEAVSFSSSASAAPDGYPQNTHFYSQRGWTGNWKSLLSLRRNRFPGMGSTSSSWCWRSGAWMSPAVGQAQRALPPPITQCSQADTIVNEATRISPPPPEVIQLGHQIFRQLSEKQRRFKSLQTTVSVSKKDGILFSLKQSDMCLVCIAFASWVLRSADPMAADTWKAARMPVCFYTCQLLVELPCQTLAGQ